A region from the Sulfolobales archaeon genome encodes:
- the cas6 gene encoding CRISPR system precrRNA processing endoribonuclease RAMP protein Cas6 yields MFRRSALGTGINSERRLPWPVGSGVLVRVNLGLKVIRDSILPPLSSKVVKHMIDSGALFSSLRALSSSRDQYKPIFISCLYGEDGRRLYKVGADDSVLHVRGGSRLFSRISAYVSKDDLSDIVGFSGGVINTPYGVFDVVVESVEVVGDLASLYLDLSGGLLLRFITPAVLSPKIMIPPVKRIMNRYSKIRVGTATLPIPGILFSYALRLWNRVAPESLRLSRPNDKDDIYSYRIAVMGTALTEIIGHRIRPVTVIIGRDSSGKIRKARGFTGYVEMNIHHKATRKAMERSLALANYLGLGRGRGIGLGEISVLPRKRGKAGLEETPS; encoded by the coding sequence ATGTTTAGGAGGTCAGCGCTGGGCACAGGGATCAATTCTGAGAGAAGGCTTCCATGGCCTGTTGGTAGTGGTGTGCTTGTTAGGGTTAATCTGGGCTTGAAGGTTATTAGGGATTCTATACTTCCTCCTCTCAGCTCTAAGGTTGTGAAGCATATGATAGATTCTGGGGCTCTGTTTAGCTCTCTAAGGGCTCTCAGCTCCTCAAGGGATCAGTATAAGCCTATCTTCATATCCTGCCTATATGGAGAGGATGGGAGAAGGCTATATAAAGTTGGCGCTGACGATAGTGTGCTACATGTTCGCGGGGGCTCCAGGCTCTTTTCAAGGATCTCTGCCTATGTTTCTAAGGATGATCTGAGCGATATAGTTGGCTTCTCCGGTGGTGTGATCAACACCCCCTATGGGGTTTTCGATGTTGTTGTTGAGAGTGTTGAGGTGGTAGGGGATCTAGCGAGCCTATATCTAGATCTATCAGGAGGTTTGTTGCTAAGATTCATAACCCCAGCTGTGTTGTCCCCCAAGATCATGATACCTCCTGTTAAGAGAATCATGAATAGATATTCTAAGATCCGAGTAGGGACAGCTACATTGCCAATACCGGGGATCCTATTTAGCTACGCGCTCAGACTATGGAATAGGGTAGCCCCTGAGAGCCTTAGACTTTCAAGACCAAATGATAAGGACGATATATATTCATATCGAATCGCTGTTATGGGTACAGCGCTTACAGAGATTATAGGGCATAGGATCAGACCTGTAACTGTTATAATAGGGAGGGACTCCAGCGGGAAGATCAGAAAAGCTAGGGGTTTCACAGGATATGTTGAGATGAATATCCATCACAAGGCTACTAGGAAGGCTATGGAGAGATCCCTCGCCCTAGCAAACTACCTCGGCTTGGGAAGGGGCAGGGGGATCGGGTTGGGAGAGATCAGCGTGCTCCCAAGGAAGAGAGGCAAGGCGGGATTGGAAGAGACCCCCAGTTAA
- a CDS encoding FAD-binding oxidoreductase, producing the protein MRSRGFYEASHWPEGDRLLLSDRGLSICYANPIWGRKSPGIDYLIIGAGVVGLSTAYYIKKASPRSRVVVVDKNPGPGMGDTSKSAAMFRVFFSSRINVLITKSSVEFYEYVERSLGWDLGMRYLGYLFLVDSEELERLRPALDAAEKLGGSYRIVEREELRRQGFNVDVSRDEEARAMGIPDIEAGIYVPRAGTLDPDSLVRFYEASFKSLGGEVIYNTYVKRIVLGAKKPLDIPGEPFAWQDIEAKGVETNSGYIEARNIVVAAGAWTRRLLEPIGIDPVVNPKKRQIFVIRANTEGLSALLYTKGYNDLGVIPFTILPRRVYIKPEARERSFWVGLSDDLGRPYALEEDPKPEESFYRYSIYPVLSKYLPQFTGASPDTAWAGHYDMNPIDGQPVIFKIGNIEVAAGTSGSGIMKADSIGRIASAVALDMDEAELFGGIRVRTEVFGLNRKDIERERIIL; encoded by the coding sequence GTGAGGAGTAGAGGCTTCTATGAAGCCTCCCACTGGCCCGAGGGAGATAGGCTCCTCCTTAGCGATCGTGGTTTAAGTATATGTTATGCTAATCCTATATGGGGGAGGAAATCGCCGGGAATAGATTATCTGATCATAGGGGCTGGTGTTGTTGGTCTCTCCACAGCCTATTATATAAAGAAGGCTAGCCCTAGATCTAGGGTTGTTGTTGTGGATAAAAACCCAGGCCCTGGTATGGGTGATACCTCGAAATCAGCTGCCATGTTCAGGGTTTTCTTCAGCTCAAGGATCAATGTTCTGATCACTAAGAGCTCTGTGGAGTTCTACGAATATGTTGAAAGATCTCTGGGATGGGATCTTGGAATGAGATATCTTGGATATCTATTCCTCGTAGATAGCGAGGAGCTTGAGAGGCTAAGGCCTGCTCTAGATGCTGCTGAGAAGCTAGGCGGTAGCTATAGGATTGTGGAGAGGGAGGAGCTGAGGAGGCAGGGCTTTAACGTCGATGTTTCGAGGGATGAGGAGGCAAGGGCTATGGGGATCCCTGATATAGAGGCTGGGATATATGTTCCGAGGGCGGGTACTCTGGATCCTGATTCTCTTGTGAGATTCTATGAGGCATCCTTTAAATCACTTGGGGGAGAGGTTATCTATAACACATATGTTAAGAGGATCGTTCTAGGTGCTAAGAAGCCTCTAGACATACCTGGAGAGCCCTTTGCATGGCAGGATATAGAGGCTAAGGGTGTTGAAACAAATTCTGGATATATAGAGGCTAGAAACATCGTTGTCGCGGCTGGTGCGTGGACTAGGAGGCTTCTAGAACCAATAGGGATCGACCCTGTTGTTAATCCTAAGAAGAGACAGATCTTCGTTATAAGGGCAAACACAGAGGGGCTATCAGCATTGCTATATACCAAGGGCTATAACGATCTAGGTGTGATCCCATTCACAATACTCCCGAGAAGGGTCTATATAAAGCCAGAGGCTAGGGAGAGAAGCTTTTGGGTAGGACTCTCAGACGATCTTGGGAGGCCATACGCCTTAGAAGAGGATCCCAAGCCTGAGGAGAGCTTCTATAGATACTCAATATACCCAGTGCTATCTAAATACCTACCACAATTCACAGGAGCATCACCAGATACCGCGTGGGCAGGGCACTACGATATGAACCCAATAGATGGGCAGCCCGTGATATTCAAGATAGGGAATATAGAGGTTGCTGCAGGCACCTCGGGCTCTGGGATTATGAAGGCAGACTCTATAGGGAGAATAGCATCTGCGGTAGCCCTCGACATGGATGAGGCAGAGCTCTTCGGAGGGATAAGGGTTAGAACAGAGGTTTTCGGGCTTAATAGGAAGGATATTGAGAGGGAGAGGATAATACTATAA
- a CDS encoding winged helix-turn-helix transcriptional regulator, which translates to MSSNIDKLVLSYLQKHPYSKPREIADGLGFSIITVRYALLRLRERGLVVRTSKGYIARSQAKMEALQEGGEDIHIHGMGDLSKEISELKERIAELEKTLEDTLENLSKLEKEVSELKVFIRALQTPGKQQRQRDQFLEKLSQEKLMTIAEARKEASKQMGSLEYYVDRGEVVIVGDFVVDKQFYESLISRMPIKVEDVNNLSAKEKILVEAMISEGLVYIDKGKEIKPI; encoded by the coding sequence TTGAGCAGCAATATAGATAAGCTGGTGCTCAGCTATCTCCAGAAACACCCATATTCAAAGCCTAGGGAGATAGCTGATGGACTCGGATTCAGCATAATAACAGTTAGATATGCATTGCTAAGGCTGAGGGAGAGAGGGCTTGTTGTGAGGACTAGCAAGGGCTATATAGCGAGGAGCCAGGCTAAGATGGAGGCGCTTCAGGAGGGGGGAGAGGATATACATATACATGGTATGGGAGATCTATCGAAGGAGATTAGCGAGCTTAAGGAGAGGATCGCAGAGCTAGAGAAAACACTTGAAGACACACTAGAAAATCTATCCAAGCTAGAGAAAGAAGTATCGGAGCTAAAGGTATTTATAAGGGCTCTCCAAACACCTGGGAAGCAGCAGAGGCAGAGAGACCAGTTCCTAGAAAAGCTATCCCAGGAGAAGCTCATGACTATAGCGGAGGCCCGCAAAGAGGCTTCAAAGCAGATGGGTAGCCTAGAATACTACGTAGATAGAGGGGAAGTAGTTATTGTGGGGGACTTCGTTGTTGATAAACAGTTCTACGAATCGCTAATCTCGAGAATGCCTATAAAGGTCGAGGATGTGAATAATCTATCAGCGAAGGAGAAGATCCTAGTTGAAGCCATGATATCTGAGGGGCTTGTATACATAGATAAGGGTAAAGAGATAAAGCCCATATAG